The Setaria italica strain Yugu1 chromosome VIII, Setaria_italica_v2.0, whole genome shotgun sequence genome includes the window ATCAACGTCCTCACCTGGCTTGAAGGCCAGGTTCTCCCATTCCTTGCGAAGTGCTTGTAGTGTGGACTTGTGGGCGCGGTCTCTGCCGATGCGTGCCGCAGCGATGGCGTCCCAAGCCTCCTTGGCAGTCCGCTTCTAGGAAAGCGAGAATTGCATCTCGGGCAGGACTGCAGTGATGAGGGCGTCCAGCGCCCGTCGATCGTCGTTGTAGTCGACGTCACCGTACCAGATTGCCTCCCAGATGTGCCGCACCTGGAGCCTCACCCTCATCACCGCGGCCCACTCGACGTAGTTGGTCTTGGTGAGGGTAGGCCACCCACCACCAGGGCCGACTTCCCTGACAACAGCCTGGGCCCCGTGGCGACCATGACGGCGATCCGGGGAGGGAGAGCTGCGCTGCCTATAAGGGCCGCGCCCTTTGTCGACccggccaccgcgccgccgaTCGAACTCCATCTCTGCCTCCAACTGGGCTGCCCTCTCCCGCAATCGCTGGACCTCCAGTGCGAGGTCCATGTGCGGGTCGCCCTGGGAGTCGCGGTCACCATGTCCGCCAGGAACACAGTCGTCGCGCGCGCCCCTGCCGGGAGCGCCGCCGGCACGTGCACGCCCGTCTGGGCTACCGCCACCACGCCCGCGGGGTTGCTGGGCTGCCCACTGCGCCGCCCgttcctgcgccgcctcccttgCTAGCACGAGCTCTACATCGGTACCGCCATCGGCAGAGGTAGCGCTGCTGATGCTACCGCCACGTAGAGTCTCGAGCTCCGCTGCCGCCACACGTGCGGCatctgccaccgccgctgcttCCACTTCCGTCCTTGCTGCAgccagctccaccgccgccagcctcgaCGCCCTTGCCGCCACCACAGCGGTCTCCGCCACTACTCGGGTACGCTCCTCTGCCGCAGTGAGCTTGGCCTCCTGCCGACGCCGCGCGCTTGAGGCGACCGAGTGCTGAGACTGTCCTACGGACATAGCGCGCCACCGAGGGGCTGCATGGGGAAGAGGCTGCTTCCGATGAGCTGCCGCTCGTCTGCGTAGAGGGAGAGGAGTAAGCAGGGATAGCCGGTGTTTCTGCTATCGGCTGGGGATGAAAGGTGGCTGGGGAGGGTTGTGAGCAGGAGATGTTCAAGCTACAGGATAGTACGGCTCTGATACTAgttgttaggatctgaactgtaactctcatcgagaggatggcactaggaagagttggggcaattttctagatttttctttccacaataccatgtccaaccaagggttggggatacatatttatagctggcctagcagccaaccagccaagcatcaaggcatatgctagtctaagatgccttttttGATGTTGTCctatctagtctaagatgcctaggactgtcctaccctaaaagtagtcaacaaaagtggtgctgcagcaagcatatgctgcagccccatTGTCCTCCAGTCAATATAGCAGCTGCAGCACAAGGACACTGTCCTCCTGTCAACATAGCAGCTGCAGCACAAGgaccagcagctgcagcacaagGTACAACAGCTGCAGGACAAGGACCAACAGCCGCAGCACAAGGACCTGCAGCAAGACAGGACCTGCAGCAAGACTTATCCAGCAGATTATTACACTACCATCATTTTTTTGAACTAAGTGACCAAAACTGCCAGTTCATGAAGTTTATTCTTTTGTGTTATAAGGCAATATTTGGCCTGAAGATAAATTTTAGTACGGGTGATATTGTGTTTGAGGAGAAACTGGTGGCCTCGCTGGCAGCTGTTTTGCACTGGCCCATGCCCAAGAAGGGCCTGCCATAATTGGACGATGAGTTCATGAGCAACCTGGCATAGGGGTAGAAGGCTCACAACTCGCCTGTGTTGTCGACCATAGCTGCCTCTTTCAGTAGTGTTGGTGTTCTGTTTGTCTGCAGTCTGCTGAAGGGTGTGTGTTGTTTTAGTCTAGTCGACTATGTTGGTACTTGGTAGTTGAGCTAGGTTCTGGGAGGGTCGAGAAATTGTCGGCATAACCCCGGCATGACAGTGGTCTAGTCAAGCTTTTCTATAAAGCTGTGCAATAATGGTCTTTGATAAAACAATATTGCCATTTCCGTTTCAGAGATGGACAAGTCTAGCTATCTTGTGACCTTTGCTATAGgcagcaggaaaaaaaaacttttttattCAACTTGCACCAAACAGACGCGCGTTAATTACACACTGCTTAATGTGGGCAGCAGCAATCCCATTTACCATTCCGTCTCTTAATACAGATGGCACGATAGCCATCAAAGCCGTTTGCTCCGCACATCCATTTGCAGTCTTCAGTCAAGCAGTATACGTCATTGTAGGGGTAGCACGTTTTCTTTGTCCATGGCCACCACCACAACGGCCGTGACGGCGGTCGTGGAGCCACCGTCGCTCGCCGTGGTGGGGGAGAATGGCGGTGCCGGGGCGCCTGGGGCTGGGGCTGGGGCTGGTCTTGGCCTACATACAAATGCAACGCAATATGCAATAATTAAATCACGTTGATTTGTTGTTAGCAACCTGAAtatttaaaaaacaaaataatgtgAAGTAGTGATACCCACCTTGGCATGATGGGGAGGTTGAAGATATGATCGTAAGGATCAGGAAAACAACAGCTGTAAGGTAAATGGCTCTCTTAGTATTGCATCTGGCGAGGGccatgagatgagatgagagaaGACTCTCCCTTAGTATTGCGTTGAGAGAGAGGTGTGCAAGTGTTTATATAGAAGTACAATAAAATCTCAAGCTATCATAGTATCTCAAGGATATTTTCCCCTGAGGCATGATATCCTCTTAGCTAGTAGTAGGTTCAAATGAACTTGTGAGTATATATAGTATTTCACAAGCCCAAAGATCTGCATTCTCAATTGTCTCATTATTTTATTCAGTGTTGTATTAATAATTGTTTGGTTTCTGAGGAACACAAATTAAATACAGTGACACCTTTCCAACATCTAACACCctgatttcattttgtttcaagttctaaaaaaatcttattttcttcttAAAGCAAGGAGTCTTTCATTAAAACAAAGCAGTTTCTATCTACAATGGTCATTGGGGAGTAGGAGACAGACAGCAGCGCACAAAACCTTTAATCCCAATGGATAGCAAGTGATGCCTGACATGGGTTGCCCATGTCAATatatatgggcccacatgtGCACTGATCCATTAGCAAAGCTGAAACATCATTAAGACCCAGGAGTAAAGAACCCAGCCCCAAGTGCACAAGGCTATCCACAAAATAACCTTTATTCTTTATTAAGAATTTGTCTTACAGGGTGAACGAATTTCCCACCGTCACACGTGCACACAACAACAAGAACAACATTTcgcaaaaaagaaataagagcAACAACCCactcaaaaaaagaagaagaacagcaaCAATTGCTTCATGTTTACACAAACGATTAATTGCATGCCTTGCGATTGCTCAACTCATCGTACGGCTGCTGCCTGACAGCTATAGGAGTCCACAGCAAAGCTAGTGCCCAGCAGCTGCTGCGGTCTTGGTGAGGCCCCAGCAGTGCAGGACGCTGCCGGCGACGTCGAAGAAGGCGAGGTGGGCCTCCGTCTTGCTCAGCCGCATCGACATGAACCCCTGCCCGTCGTAGAGGAACTCCACCTTGTCCGGGGTCGCCTTGAACTTGCCAGCCCACGCCTTCGACCCGCCCCCACTAGTCAGGAACTGAAGAGGactgcaatattttttttttggaggttTCAGAACATACAGATCAACGAAAAACTTCCGAAAGTTCTAGAAccatgtctctctctctctgtctctgaTGTAAACTACTGATGTATGCTAACCTGTCTCTGCTGGTGATGCGCTGCAGGCAGTGGTCATGGCCGTTCACGTACATGTCGGCGCCATGGGCCTGCGTTGCATCGTCATCGTGAAGCAAATCAGTTTCAGAGTTACTGGACACTACTACTGGTAAATTGTTTTGATTGAATGCCGATAAGAGAAGACGAGATGTCAATGCCTTGATGACTGGGAGAAGTAACTCCTCGAGCTCAGTGTTGTTCCCATGCCCACAGCCGCTGCTGATGGGGTGGTGGCCGACGACGATCTTCCAGGGGGCCTTGGATTGCGTCAGAGCGTACTCCAGGTTCTGGcaaagatttcagcaatttCATAATCATCAGAGGAGGCAAAATGCTCACCAGATGACATGAGTCATCTATGTTGGTATACTGCAATGGTGGATACCTTGAGGAGATTTGTGATGTAGGTGTCCCGAGGAGCAACCCCTCTCCAATCGAACTTGGTGTTGTTCCAGTAGTGGAGGATGAACGGCGTCGTGTCGACGAGGAAGAAATCCGCAATTCCTTCATtcgttgaaaaaaaaaagaataaacatAGGTAAAAGTTTGTATTAGAAAGAGTAGATTATACCCCTTTCCTTGTAAAGTTATGACAGTAGAAAGGTTTTTGACTAGGCAGTTATTAGTGTGCAAGAATGCATCAGTGGTCCCAGAGTACTTCATTTGATTACCTGAGTTGACGATGAAGGACTTTGCGATGACGGTGTACCGGCTGTCCACGTTGCGAATGGCAGGGTCCAGCTGGGCGAGCGCATTGCCCGTGTAGTCATGGTTGCCAAGGACTTCATATTGATGTCAAAGACACAGCAGGATTAGTCATCATCATCAGTCTTCTTCAGTGTTCAGAACATGTACAAGTAGGATGTATACTAGCTGTTGCATTACCGAGATACCAAGGCTTCTGGAGGCCCTTGGCAGTGTAGATGTTGGAGAAGGACTCCTTGAAGAGTGGGTCGCTGGTGTTGGCGATGCCGTCATCGTAGATGTTGTCGCCGGTCGAGATGACGAAGTCGATGTCCATCTTCTCCCCCACTACTCCCATCTGCACAGTGGGAACAATAAACCTGATtcaaggtgtgtttggttgcatgcaccagttgatgcatgcatggatgatcctggatggtagggttcaaccaatttgcttgtaccatatggtttacttctattagtagaataatatattaagtggGATTGCTTCATCCTCGATGGGTTGGTACgattcacccaaccaaataaaaggatcattttttttgaaccattccatacatgaatcaaataatacaaccaaccaaacacaccctcagTGATCTGTTTAGGCTCAGGAGAAGGACCAGCGTGTGCAGCAGCGCTAATAACATTGGACGGTACGTAATGTAATGACGTGTTGCTCGTTAGTTAGAATGCAATAATTGAGTTTATTTGCATCTGTCTTAGGTCATTACTGCTTCAACCGAAGAACAGTGTGATCGTACCAAGTGGATAACTCAATCTATCCACTTTCGGCTAGTTATGAACGAGGAGCCATGACCACCATGCATATGGCAAGAACTTACTGGGGGACCATGCATGTGTATAAGAGCCTCCATCATATCATATCATCGCTCGACGAAATGTGGCATATTCAAAAAAGCCATATCTTTCTGTTTTCATTGGACTAATTTAAGTACCATGACCCAAAACATGCTCTCGGAACCTACAAACTGTTGATAAATTTC containing:
- the LOC101782380 gene encoding purple acid phosphatase 3, translated to MARVGIMLVALGAVVALLQVAAALPRLEHPPKADGSLAILVVGDWGRRGQFNQTLVAQQMGVVGEKMDIDFVISTGDNIYDDGIANTSDPLFKESFSNIYTAKGLQKPWYLVLGNHDYTGNALAQLDPAIRNVDSRYTVIAKSFIVNSGIADFFLVDTTPFILHYWNNTKFDWRGVAPRDTYITNLLKNLEYALTQSKAPWKIVVGHHPISSGCGHGNNTELEELLLPVIKAHGADMYVNGHDHCLQRITSRDSPLQFLTSGGGSKAWAGKFKATPDKVEFLYDGQGFMSMRLSKTEAHLAFFDVAGSVLHCWGLTKTAAAAGH